From one Ferrovibrio sp. MS7 genomic stretch:
- a CDS encoding GH36-type glycosyl hydrolase domain-containing protein yields the protein MHSLLHRILWHRRPSPPWNGSAPVREELFGIERLEQHAASLAAAQPVTPNPTAVLSLHKRLDDNAAVLLAAYQASAKELESGRDVVPASEWLLDNYHLVEEQIREIRDDLPPGYYRQLPKLADGPFAGYPRVFGIAWAFIAHTDSHFDPNTLRRFIIAYQRVQPLTIGELWAVAITLRIVLIENLRRLTDQITAGREARANADMLADRLLIPGNARAALEADIAARDPSALSERFAAQLAKRLRDQDPREMPALAWLEERLKRQNETIDDVVQHAQQRQGASNVTVRNVITSMRLISDIDWAELFESVSLVDERLRAASGFAAMDFSTRNLYRSAIEQLARGSPASELEVVDRVLQVSQTAMAVATDGVEAERSGDPGFHLLAAGRRDFERQIEFQPGFRLRFSRAIARLGIRGYIGVILLTAMLLLGAALWLLSAPGLGWLALFALAGFMPATELATALVNRGVTWSLGARTLPGIDLAAGVPPSLRTLVVVPTLLTSQADLLEQVERLEVHHLSGTGGDLSFALLTDDVDADQEVMAGDASLLALATDAIAQLNIRHSPAVGGARFLLLHRRRLFNTSENKWMGWERKRGKLHELNRLLRGASDTSFIAIGGQAPQVPPDVRYVITLDADTRLPRDAAIRLIGKMAHPLNRPRFSQAEQRVVDGYGILQPRVTPSLPIGREGSLYQRIFSGPSGIDPYAAAVSDVYQDLFGEGSFTGKGIYDVDAFEAALAGRVPENTMLSHDLFEGVFARAGLASDIELVEDFPARYDVAAKRSHRWTRGDWQLLPWLLGDRLLPAIGRWKMLDNLRRSLLAPCMLLALGICWLLPEPAGMRGALLLLSALAIPAFLPAFFAILPHRAGMNLRNHFDMLGTDLRGAALQTFFSLAFLADQAWRMGDAIIRTLLRLFRTRRHLLEWTTTAQTAESARLNRFDFYRIMSGGVVFAMLAAIGAAAIAPGFWPLALLWLTAPALALWASRPPELAPHRMLSESDTRDLRLVARRTWRFFETFVTPADNMLPPDNFQEDPKPVVAHRTSPTNIGLYLLSTIAARDFGWAGANETVERLEATLGVMQKLPRFNGHFFNWYGTQDLAVLAPAYVSSVDSGNLAGHLIVVANACEDWGNTAFPADLKQGSLDNLWLVREALEVLPTRNDEQAWHLLSILAKLEALLSEDNTIAMRLPILQQLAAEAATASGSISSAPDNADLAFWVGALGKGLAEHERDRVLNADAMDNLMHRLRVLAKSAREMALAMDFAFLMDADRKLLSIGFSHADNNLDPSCYDLLASEARLASLFAIAKGDAETKHWFRLGRATTPLGRGSALISWSGSMFEYLMPSLVMRAPLGSLLEQTSRLVVERQQTHGRANGIPWGISESAYNARDMEFTYQYSNFGVPGLGLKRGLADNMVIAPYATGLATMVNPQAARQNYAQLTNIGARGRYGFYEALDFTRARLPDGASFAIVRSFMAHHQGMTIVAIANALQDGRMRTRFHREPMIQASELLLQERIARNVAAAHPRAEEVKATPTEEDATATTQRRLSAPIHGAPITHLLSNGRYAVMLTATGAGYSRWGDIAITRWREDVTRDDWGSFIFLRDTQSGRTWSASMQPAGEAVDNEEVVFAEDHAEFIRRDGYLTTVTEVLVSGEDDSEVRRVSLTNSDNRGREIELTSYAEMVLASPAADAAHPAFSKLFVETSYLAEFGALVATRRPRSDGEPQVWVAHFAVVEGTVTTKPQYESDRSRFLGRCRGLAGAAAIIDHQPLSGSVGTVLDPIVSLRYCLSIPPGGAARIAFWTVAAASKDELLALIDKHQDRNAFERAKTLAWTQAQVQLRHIDIEPDEAADFQRLAAPILYADPRFRAPADAIQRGAGPQSGLWLHGISGDLPIVLLRIDEIEDIAQVRQLLRAHEYWRMKGLSVDLVIVNERASSYTQDLQIAIETMVRSSQSRPHFGMPLGQGTVFALRADLITAEVRALLQSVARVALVARRGPIADQLARIPSTPANPVPPRRPKAAPAVQPAAPAALEFFNGLGGFDKDGREYVTILNAGQTTPAPWINVIANPGFGFQVAAGGSGYTWAENSRENQLTPWSNDPVSDPAGEAIYIRDEVTGDLWCATAQPIQDGGSYVARHGHGYSRFEHEAHGIALDLLQYVPLADPIKISRLSLRNLSGRPRRLSVTAYTEWVLGTARGASGPFIITEMDDASGAMLARNPWSTAFPGRIGFADLGGHQTAWTADRTEFLGRHGSPAAPAALLEKAPLSGRTGAGLDPCAALQQVIELGVGEAIEVICMLGQCASAEQARMLVKRYRSTDLDAVFTEVTDYWQALLSGVQVKTPDRAMDIMLNGWLLYQTLACRIWARSAFYQASGAYGFRDQLQDGMALTFTMPEETRRHILRAAARQFVEGDVQHWWLPHSGQGVRTRISDDRVWLAFATASYIVATGDAAILDECVPFLEGPVLHAGEHDAFFQPMTADISASLFEHCARGLDQCLDLTGEHGLPLIGTGDWNDGMNRVGAEGRGESVWLGWLLLRAIALFAPLAANRDAGRMQRWQTHADALQQALEREAWDGQWYRRATYDDGTWLGSQQSEECRIDSIAQSWAALSGAADSVRAATAMASLDKQLIRREAGLALLFTPPFDQTTHDPGYIKGYPPGLRENGGQYSHAAMWAILAFAKLGDGRKAADLFALLNPINHARTPAEVERYKVEPYVVAADVYSVSPHIGRGGWTWYTGSAGWMYRAGIEGILGIRREGDVLVVEPCLPAAWPGFSATVAMAATHYSIRVVNREGHSTDMMQAMLDGSATACGDGQVRIPLDGGKHDVQITL from the coding sequence ATGCATTCGCTGCTTCATCGTATCCTGTGGCACCGCCGGCCTTCGCCCCCCTGGAACGGCTCGGCGCCGGTACGGGAGGAGCTGTTCGGTATCGAACGGCTGGAGCAGCACGCCGCGAGCCTGGCCGCCGCTCAACCCGTCACACCCAATCCGACCGCCGTTTTGTCGCTGCATAAGCGCCTCGACGATAATGCAGCGGTGCTGCTGGCAGCCTATCAGGCCAGCGCCAAGGAACTCGAGAGCGGCCGCGACGTGGTGCCGGCCTCCGAATGGCTACTCGACAATTACCATCTCGTGGAAGAACAGATCCGCGAGATTCGCGATGACCTGCCACCGGGCTATTACCGCCAATTGCCCAAACTGGCCGATGGGCCCTTCGCCGGCTATCCGCGTGTCTTCGGTATCGCCTGGGCCTTCATTGCCCATACCGACAGCCATTTCGATCCCAATACCCTGCGCCGCTTCATCATTGCCTATCAGCGCGTTCAGCCACTCACCATCGGCGAATTATGGGCGGTGGCGATCACGCTGCGTATCGTGCTGATCGAAAATCTGCGCCGGCTCACTGATCAAATCACCGCTGGCCGCGAGGCCAGAGCCAATGCCGATATGCTGGCCGATCGGCTGCTGATACCGGGAAATGCCCGTGCCGCCCTTGAGGCCGATATTGCCGCGCGCGACCCATCGGCCCTGTCGGAGCGTTTCGCCGCGCAGCTCGCCAAACGTCTGCGCGATCAGGATCCACGCGAAATGCCCGCGCTCGCCTGGCTGGAAGAGCGCCTGAAGCGCCAGAACGAAACCATCGACGATGTGGTGCAGCATGCCCAGCAGCGGCAGGGTGCCTCCAATGTCACCGTGCGCAATGTCATCACCAGCATGCGCCTGATATCGGATATCGATTGGGCGGAGTTGTTTGAAAGCGTCAGCCTGGTGGATGAACGGCTACGCGCCGCCAGCGGCTTCGCTGCCATGGATTTCTCCACACGCAACCTCTACCGCAGTGCCATCGAGCAACTCGCGCGCGGCTCACCTGCATCTGAGCTTGAGGTTGTCGATCGTGTTTTGCAGGTATCGCAAACCGCAATGGCCGTGGCCACCGATGGTGTGGAAGCCGAGCGCAGTGGCGATCCAGGCTTTCACCTGCTTGCCGCCGGACGCCGCGATTTTGAGCGGCAGATAGAATTCCAGCCAGGCTTTCGCCTGCGCTTCAGCCGAGCCATCGCTCGCCTCGGCATCCGCGGCTATATCGGCGTCATTTTACTGACGGCCATGCTCTTGCTCGGCGCCGCTCTATGGCTGCTATCGGCACCCGGCCTTGGCTGGCTAGCCTTGTTCGCCTTGGCCGGTTTCATGCCGGCGACCGAGCTGGCCACAGCCCTGGTAAATCGCGGCGTCACCTGGAGTCTCGGCGCCAGGACGCTCCCTGGGATTGACCTCGCCGCCGGTGTGCCGCCATCGCTGCGCACGCTGGTGGTAGTACCTACTTTGCTGACTAGCCAAGCTGATCTGCTTGAACAGGTCGAGCGGCTGGAAGTTCATCACCTGTCCGGCACCGGGGGTGATCTCAGCTTCGCGCTGCTGACGGATGACGTCGACGCGGATCAGGAGGTAATGGCCGGTGACGCATCCTTGCTCGCTCTGGCTACCGATGCCATCGCGCAATTGAACATCCGCCATTCCCCAGCGGTAGGCGGGGCCCGCTTCCTGCTGCTGCATCGCCGCCGCCTGTTCAATACCAGCGAGAACAAATGGATGGGTTGGGAGCGCAAGCGGGGCAAGCTGCATGAACTGAATCGCCTTTTACGCGGCGCCAGCGATACCAGCTTCATCGCCATCGGCGGCCAGGCTCCGCAAGTGCCTCCCGATGTGCGTTATGTCATCACCCTGGATGCCGATACGCGCCTACCTAGAGATGCGGCCATAAGGCTGATCGGCAAGATGGCGCATCCGTTGAACCGGCCCCGATTTAGCCAGGCCGAGCAGCGGGTGGTTGACGGCTATGGTATTCTGCAGCCGCGCGTCACCCCATCGCTCCCCATCGGCCGAGAAGGCTCGCTGTATCAGCGGATATTCTCCGGCCCCAGCGGGATCGATCCCTATGCGGCGGCGGTTTCCGACGTTTATCAGGATCTGTTCGGCGAAGGCTCCTTCACCGGCAAGGGCATCTACGATGTAGACGCCTTCGAGGCCGCACTCGCCGGCCGGGTGCCTGAGAATACCATGCTCAGCCACGATCTCTTCGAGGGTGTCTTCGCACGGGCCGGCCTGGCTTCCGATATCGAGCTCGTGGAGGATTTTCCCGCGCGCTATGACGTGGCCGCCAAACGCAGCCACCGTTGGACCCGGGGCGATTGGCAGCTCCTGCCTTGGCTGCTGGGCGACCGGCTATTGCCCGCCATCGGACGCTGGAAGATGCTGGACAACTTGCGGCGGTCGCTGCTGGCGCCCTGCATGCTACTGGCTCTTGGCATCTGCTGGCTGCTACCGGAGCCGGCTGGCATGCGAGGCGCCCTGCTGCTTCTGTCCGCTCTGGCCATTCCAGCTTTTCTGCCAGCCTTCTTTGCCATCCTGCCGCATCGCGCGGGTATGAATCTGCGCAACCATTTCGATATGCTGGGTACCGACCTGCGCGGTGCGGCACTGCAAACCTTCTTTTCCCTGGCCTTCCTTGCGGATCAGGCTTGGCGCATGGGCGATGCAATCATCCGCACCTTGCTGCGACTGTTCCGCACCCGGCGCCATCTGCTGGAATGGACCACGACCGCGCAAACGGCTGAGAGCGCGCGCCTGAACCGCTTTGACTTCTATCGCATCATGAGTGGCGGTGTTGTTTTTGCTATGCTCGCCGCCATCGGCGCCGCAGCCATTGCGCCTGGTTTCTGGCCGCTCGCGCTACTCTGGCTGACGGCGCCAGCGCTAGCTCTTTGGGCCAGCCGCCCGCCCGAATTGGCGCCGCACCGGATGCTTTCGGAATCCGATACGCGCGATCTGCGCCTGGTTGCACGCCGTACCTGGCGTTTCTTCGAGACCTTCGTGACCCCGGCCGACAATATGCTGCCGCCGGACAATTTCCAGGAGGACCCCAAGCCGGTCGTCGCGCACCGCACGTCACCCACCAATATCGGGCTTTATCTGCTTTCAACCATCGCGGCGCGTGATTTCGGTTGGGCCGGAGCGAACGAGACTGTCGAAAGGTTGGAAGCGACGCTCGGTGTGATGCAGAAGCTGCCGCGCTTCAACGGGCATTTCTTCAATTGGTACGGCACCCAGGATCTGGCCGTGCTCGCTCCCGCCTATGTCTCATCGGTCGATAGCGGAAATCTTGCGGGTCATCTGATCGTGGTTGCCAATGCCTGTGAAGACTGGGGGAACACGGCCTTCCCGGCCGATCTCAAGCAAGGCAGCCTGGATAATCTATGGCTGGTGCGCGAAGCACTCGAGGTGCTGCCGACCCGAAACGATGAGCAGGCATGGCATCTGCTGTCCATTCTGGCAAAGCTCGAAGCACTACTGAGCGAGGATAACACCATTGCCATGCGGCTGCCGATTCTGCAGCAACTGGCGGCGGAAGCAGCAACAGCCAGCGGCAGCATATCGTCCGCGCCCGACAATGCCGACTTGGCTTTCTGGGTTGGGGCGCTGGGCAAGGGACTGGCTGAGCATGAGCGCGACCGGGTGCTGAATGCCGATGCCATGGACAATCTGATGCATCGGTTGCGAGTCCTGGCCAAATCAGCACGGGAAATGGCACTGGCGATGGATTTCGCCTTTCTTATGGATGCCGACCGAAAATTGCTCTCCATCGGCTTTTCTCATGCCGACAACAATCTTGACCCAAGTTGCTATGATCTGTTGGCTTCCGAAGCGCGCCTCGCCAGCCTGTTCGCCATCGCGAAAGGCGATGCGGAGACCAAGCATTGGTTCCGGCTCGGACGCGCCACAACGCCGCTAGGCAGGGGCTCGGCGCTGATTTCCTGGTCCGGCTCCATGTTCGAATACCTGATGCCGTCGCTGGTGATGCGGGCACCGCTTGGCAGCTTGCTGGAACAGACCAGCCGCCTGGTGGTGGAACGCCAACAAACCCATGGCCGGGCGAATGGTATTCCCTGGGGAATTTCTGAATCCGCCTACAATGCCCGGGACATGGAATTCACTTATCAGTATTCCAATTTCGGGGTGCCCGGCCTGGGCCTGAAGCGTGGCCTGGCCGATAATATGGTGATCGCACCCTATGCCACGGGCCTCGCCACAATGGTGAACCCGCAAGCGGCACGGCAAAATTACGCCCAGCTCACAAATATCGGTGCGCGGGGCCGCTACGGCTTCTACGAAGCGCTCGACTTCACCCGCGCCCGGCTGCCCGATGGCGCCAGCTTTGCCATTGTCCGCAGTTTCATGGCGCATCACCAGGGCATGACCATCGTTGCCATCGCCAACGCCTTGCAGGACGGTCGCATGCGTACGCGCTTCCATCGCGAACCGATGATCCAGGCCAGCGAACTGCTGCTGCAGGAGCGCATTGCCAGGAATGTGGCGGCGGCACATCCTCGAGCAGAGGAAGTGAAGGCCACGCCGACCGAGGAAGATGCCACCGCAACAACCCAGCGACGCCTGAGTGCCCCCATTCATGGGGCGCCTATCACGCATTTGCTGTCGAATGGCCGCTATGCGGTGATGCTCACGGCGACGGGGGCGGGTTACAGCCGCTGGGGCGATATCGCTATTACCCGCTGGCGCGAGGATGTCACACGCGACGATTGGGGTTCCTTCATCTTTCTGCGCGATACGCAGAGCGGCCGAACCTGGTCCGCCAGCATGCAGCCCGCCGGAGAAGCGGTGGATAATGAGGAAGTTGTGTTCGCCGAGGATCATGCCGAGTTCATCCGGCGCGACGGCTACCTGACCACCGTCACCGAGGTGCTGGTTTCCGGCGAGGATGATAGCGAGGTGCGCCGCGTTTCGCTCACCAACAGCGACAATCGGGGGCGTGAAATAGAACTGACCTCCTACGCCGAGATGGTACTGGCGAGTCCGGCGGCGGATGCCGCCCATCCGGCTTTCTCCAAGCTTTTTGTTGAAACCAGCTATCTTGCCGAATTCGGCGCCCTGGTAGCGACACGCCGGCCGCGCTCTGACGGCGAGCCGCAAGTCTGGGTCGCTCATTTCGCCGTTGTGGAAGGCACCGTCACCACCAAACCGCAATACGAATCCGACCGCAGCCGCTTTCTTGGCCGGTGCCGGGGCCTCGCCGGCGCCGCCGCGATTATCGATCATCAGCCATTGTCTGGCAGTGTGGGCACGGTGCTCGATCCGATTGTCTCGTTGCGGTATTGCCTGAGCATCCCGCCGGGCGGCGCAGCCCGCATCGCTTTCTGGACCGTTGCCGCAGCATCCAAGGACGAACTGCTGGCATTGATTGACAAACACCAAGATCGGAACGCTTTCGAGCGGGCCAAGACACTGGCCTGGACCCAGGCCCAGGTGCAGTTGCGTCACATCGATATTGAGCCGGACGAGGCAGCGGATTTCCAGCGCCTGGCGGCGCCGATCCTCTACGCCGATCCACGCTTCCGCGCTCCCGCCGACGCGATCCAGCGTGGTGCCGGCCCGCAATCCGGGCTATGGCTGCATGGCATCTCCGGCGATCTGCCCATCGTTCTGTTGCGCATTGATGAGATCGAGGATATCGCCCAGGTGCGTCAGTTGCTGCGAGCCCATGAATACTGGCGCATGAAGGGCCTGAGCGTCGATCTCGTCATCGTCAATGAGCGTGCCTCCTCCTACACGCAGGATCTTCAGATCGCCATCGAAACGATGGTGAGAAGCAGTCAGTCACGACCGCATTTCGGCATGCCGCTGGGGCAAGGCACGGTTTTCGCCCTGCGCGCCGATCTGATCACCGCCGAAGTCCGGGCCCTGCTGCAATCGGTCGCCCGTGTCGCCCTGGTGGCGCGCCGCGGCCCCATCGCCGACCAGCTTGCCCGCATTCCGTCAACACCGGCCAACCCGGTACCGCCCCGCCGGCCCAAGGCAGCGCCGGCGGTGCAACCGGCCGCACCGGCCGCGCTTGAATTCTTCAACGGACTGGGCGGCTTCGATAAGGATGGCCGCGAATATGTGACGATCCTCAATGCCGGCCAGACGACGCCGGCACCCTGGATCAATGTGATCGCCAATCCGGGCTTCGGTTTCCAGGTGGCAGCTGGGGGCAGCGGGTATACCTGGGCTGAGAATAGCCGTGAGAATCAGCTAACGCCGTGGTCAAACGATCCAGTAAGCGATCCGGCTGGCGAGGCGATCTATATTCGCGACGAGGTGACCGGCGATCTCTGGTGCGCCACAGCACAGCCGATCCAGGATGGCGGCAGCTATGTCGCCCGCCATGGCCATGGCTACAGCCGCTTCGAGCATGAGGCGCATGGCATCGCTCTCGACCTGCTGCAGTACGTGCCACTGGCCGATCCTATCAAGATATCGCGCCTGAGCCTGCGCAATCTCTCTGGCAGGCCGCGCCGCTTGTCGGTCACCGCCTATACCGAATGGGTACTTGGCACTGCGCGCGGCGCATCTGGCCCCTTCATCATCACCGAGATGGATGATGCCAGCGGCGCGATGCTGGCGCGCAATCCCTGGAGCACCGCCTTTCCTGGCCGTATCGGCTTTGCTGATCTTGGTGGCCACCAGACTGCCTGGACGGCAGACCGCACGGAGTTCCTTGGCCGTCATGGCAGTCCCGCAGCGCCGGCTGCCTTGCTGGAGAAAGCACCACTTTCGGGCCGGACCGGTGCCGGGCTGGACCCTTGCGCGGCCTTGCAGCAGGTGATCGAGCTTGGCGTGGGTGAGGCAATCGAGGTTATTTGCATGCTCGGGCAATGTGCGTCTGCTGAGCAAGCGCGCATGCTGGTCAAGCGCTATCGCAGCACGGACCTGGATGCGGTTTTCACCGAAGTGACGGATTACTGGCAGGCGCTGCTGAGCGGCGTGCAGGTCAAGACGCCGGACCGCGCCATGGATATCATGCTGAACGGCTGGCTGCTCTATCAAACCCTGGCCTGCCGCATCTGGGCGCGCTCGGCCTTCTACCAGGCCAGTGGCGCTTATGGCTTCCGCGACCAGCTTCAGGATGGCATGGCCCTGACCTTCACCATGCCGGAGGAAACGCGGCGCCATATCCTGCGCGCGGCAGCGCGGCAGTTTGTCGAAGGTGACGTACAGCATTGGTGGCTGCCGCATTCCGGCCAGGGCGTACGTACGCGCATATCGGACGACCGTGTCTGGCTCGCCTTCGCAACCGCTAGCTACATTGTCGCCACCGGTGATGCTGCCATTCTGGACGAATGCGTGCCCTTTCTTGAGGGCCCGGTTCTGCATGCAGGCGAGCATGATGCCTTTTTCCAGCCGATGACCGCGGATATCTCAGCTTCACTGTTCGAGCATTGCGCCAGGGGCCTCGACCAATGCCTCGATCTCACCGGCGAGCATGGCTTGCCGCTGATTGGCACCGGCGATTGGAATGATGGCATGAATCGGGTCGGCGCCGAAGGTCGCGGCGAAAGCGTGTGGCTTGGCTGGTTGCTGCTGCGGGCCATTGCACTCTTTGCGCCGCTCGCGGCGAACCGCGATGCCGGGCGCATGCAGCGCTGGCAGACCCATGCCGATGCGTTGCAGCAGGCACTCGAGCGCGAGGCCTGGGATGGCCAATGGTATCGCCGGGCGACTTATGACGACGGCACCTGGCTCGGCTCGCAACAGAGTGAGGAATGCCGCATCGATTCCATCGCGCAATCCTGGGCGGCGCTATCGGGTGCTGCCGATTCGGTCCGCGCAGCCACGGCAATGGCATCTTTGGACAAGCAGCTTATCCGGCGCGAGGCTGGCCTGGCGCTGCTATTCACGCCGCCCTTCGATCAGACCACCCATGATCCAGGTTATATCAAAGGCTATCCGCCGGGCCTGCGCGAAAATGGCGGGCAATACAGCCATGCCGCCATGTGGGCCATTCTGGCTTTCGCCAAGCTAGGCGATGGTCGCAAGGCGGCGGACTTGTTTGCATTGCTCAACCCGATCAATCACGCCCGCACTCCGGCCGAGGTCGAGCGCTATAAGGTGGAACCCTACGTGGTGGCCGCCGATGTCTATTCCGTTTCGCCCCATATCGGGCGCGGCGGCTGGACCTGGTATACCGGCTCGGCTGGCTGGATGTATCGTGCCGGGATTGAGGGTATCCTGGGTATTCGCCGAGAAGGCGATGTGCTGGTCGTGGAGCCCTGCTTACCGGCAGCATGGCCCGGTTTTTCAGCCACGGTTGCCATGGCCGCAACCCACTACAGCATTCGTGTGGTGAACCGCGAAGGCCACAGCACGGATATGATGCAGGCGATGCTCGATGGCTCCGCGACTGCCTGCGGTGA